The Epinephelus lanceolatus isolate andai-2023 chromosome 13, ASM4190304v1, whole genome shotgun sequence genomic interval ATCATTGTCTGAGGAGGGAGCACAGGAGAGGAATGGGAGGTCAAggatcagttaaaaaaaaagagcagcacAGAAAAGATACTCATCTGACAAGGCCAAGTCTGAGACAAGATAGATTAAATCAAGGATCACTCAGTGTAGGTCTAACTAGATCAAAGCAAACAAATTCAGATATCTTACCCAGCAATAAAGCAGTAAAACTATTCTATGACTcggacaacaaacaaaatagacATGTAGATTTATAATTCAGGCACTATAACTGTGCTAATTAGGTTAACATTTCTCAGACCTAATCGTGTGTAAAGGTGGCCTTTACAGTAAATCATGAACCTGATCTGAAAAAAGGTAATGTCCTCGCCACATTTCTAAAACGTGTCTCAAACTTATGAGCTTGTCTGGACTTGTAGCTGAAGTGGAGAAGGAGTTTGAAGCATGCAAAGTTCAAGGCATGCACAGCGGAGTGTGAGGCCTAAGGCTAACCCCTTTTCCCCCTCCCTGAAAGAAATCCTCCTCCCTTAGGACGCAACATTCCATGCAAACTCATTTACTTTTCCTTACATAGTAGAAACCACTGACAGCAGCACTATGTCAATCTCCTCATGCATTCATGTAAATCTATCATCAACTCCCAGGGATCCACATCTGCGTACTCTGAGGAGAATATCGCTCTGAATATCCCTTTACATTTTTAGCATGTGTGGAGGAGATGTACAGTTTAAAACGGTGACACTGAGCCAGAGAGCAAAGAGCTGAGACACTCCAAAGCTGCCATTCATGAGAAACTGTAAGTCACACAGTAGCTTCTGGGATTTACTGAAGCCCTCAGAGTAGCAAAATGGTTAATTCTCACAGTTTGTGCCAGGAAATAGCAGTATGCTTTGCGAGAAAAGTttccataatgttttttttcctcatatgaCTGGCTGTCTGTCAAACGTCATATCAGCTTGAGCTATCAGTATGTGACTGTTCTGACTTGGTTCACACAGAGGGCTTGTCAAGGCTCAACACGGCATGCAAGTCTTTAATCGAATTGCATCACTTAAAGAAATATCTCCACCTCTGTGTTTGAAGTTTAACCTTAGTTAAGAGTCTTACTTTCCTGTTAAGAAATAGAGCTTGggttatttgtattttaaatgctACAGCTTGGTCTTGGCCCTTGTCAGTGCCACTGGTCCCACAGTGGAAAAGCAGCAGGGTGAGTCACCTCCCCGGGCTATAAAAGGCGGAGCTACAAGCACAGGGCTGAACTGCAAGTCAAACTCAAAGAAGGCGTCACCCATTTGCTCTGCACACTGAGCAGAATCACTTCCAGACCTGATACTGACTCTCACAAAAACAGGACACTCAAACCTGAATGACTTTGGAGaccaggaacacacacacaaggactgAGAGAATTTAAAACCTGAAGGAGGAATACGACTGAAGACGCTGAAGAAACTTGTTTGGCAGGTTTCTTTCCTTGTGATTGTTGGGTGAGACTCCACGTGTGAAGTGATTGCCTTGTTAGTTTAGAGGAGATAACTTTGCTCTTTGTGTTGAGCTTGTAATTAATATTTACTCATGTCTCAGCTAGAGTATTTGACTGCTCCGATGACAAACCAAACTTACCAACATATTGAGGACTGCGAGGCCTCAAACAGGGCACTGTATAAATTCTATGCAGCTGTCATGATTGTGATATTCATTCTGGCTTTGCCTCTGAATGCATCTGTCATCCACCTCTTCATATTCAAGCTGAAATTCTGGAAATCCAACAGCAACAACATCTTCCTTTTCAATCTGGTGTTGGCTGACATCCTCCTGCTCTTCTGTTTGCCCATAAAGGCAAATAACTATATCCACGGGGAGAGGAGAAGTGACAATGACACCGTTTGCAAAGCAATGCTcttcatgttgtttttaaacCGAGGAGCTAGCATCGCCTTTCTGACAGTGACTTCCATTGATCGATATTTTAACGTGGTACACCCTGGTCGAAAGAATCTCCTGCGAGCTCTGAAGAAATCTCCTCACATCTCGATCCTCATCTGGCTGCTTCTCCTACCTCTTACTATCCCCACCATGCTCAAGAACTTCGACTGCTGCAACAGCCACAGCCATAATGAAGGTGACAAAAAAGAGGATGCCTTGATTAAGGTAATGTTTCCATGCTGAATGTGTGATTTGTGTAAATTGTCACTGTGCATCTCTCCCTAAGTTTGACAGGTTCTCAGAATTGTTCCCAAAACTCTGTTATAGTGCATGTCATAAGATGACTGAAATGACAAGAAATGAGCATACGAGCGGAAAATGATTGATCCCGAACCGATCTGCGTTACTGGAAATTTTTTTGTAAGGGCATGTTCATGTCATGTTGTTCTCTCTTAAATAATTGTGAGCTGTGACCATGTGGCAACACAGTGCTGAGTGAGCACGTTTTCGATGTCATCACATCCAATGCTGTGTCATTCTCGTTTATGCAACACACAGTTCACACAACATTACAGTGAAAGAGGAAGTAGCCAGATTCTTAAGGAAAAGTACTAAAACAACATCGTGAACATAcggttacaagtaaaagtcatgcGGTGAGAACTTTTGTCAGAGGATGTCAGTTTAATCCGgaaaatgtactttaagtatCAACTATGAATAATGTCCCCTGTGATTGTATTATAATGTATCATTAGATTATAACTCATGCATTAATATGAAAGCAGGGATTTTACTGTTGGAGTTAATTTAAGTAGAGATTATTTTGATCCATTAagtcatgtttattttcattatggacGAAACTGATTATTTTCACTATTAATCGGTTGAGCCATGAGCCCAAAGTGACGCCTTcacaatgtgtgttttgtccaaccaacagtacAACGTTtaacattaataaaaataaattgagtagttaaaagtaaaagcagcaatTCCTCACATTCATGAAGCTTGAACCACATAAAGTTTTCCCAGGAAACACCGTTTGTACGATTATCAAAATAACTGCCAATCAATTTTCTGTCAattgactaatcattgcagctgtatgcaaaaatcttaatttgacaagtaactagtaacttaaaaaaaatgtaaacagcaCAATATTTGCTTCTGAGATGTATAATGTGGCATGAAAAGTAAAGACTCAAGCAAAGTACAAGTACTTCAAGTttctacttaagtacagtacttgagtaaaagtacttagttacattccactaCTGCTATTTTATGCCAACAGTTACTCAGCCTGAAGTAACCGAGAGGCTAATGatgttaaaaataagaaaatgacaaaatatatttaattaagTTGATGAAAGGCCTAATCAGAAATGAAGTATGTGGGACCATGGCATCCTCCCAGAGAGAACAGAGTATACCAGAGGTAATCTCATTCAACAAGCGCCACTCAGATAGAGCCTGTTTCCAGAGCTATTTTTGCACTGACACAGCATTGCTTTAGTTGAGGCGTGTTAAACCTGGAGTGTGTCAAATTGCACCACACATGACAAGGCTGTAGTTTGGAAAAGATATGTGCGTGTTGAAACCACAACAATAATATTGTCATAAAAAAAGAGGATTTAATGCAGGACGAAGTACCCTGTGTAAGAAAATAGTGTATGACATGAAAGAAAGTCAACTGTCTTTGTACGGTAGAGACTGTGTTTATACCACAGTCCCTTGCTTATAtcctagtctctatatacagactctacattcagtgaatgtagagtctgtaggcaaaccccggagatcttgcctccagaagaagagcggaagagccctggtttccggtgctaggctgtttgtagtccgcgtgatattgaccaatcacgtttgagccagctgcagttgttgcctggttaaacggtctgtgcggtgaactaacgaggcagaacataattggcgtcactgcaaactctgaatccatcgcaatggttcagcatatttacttagaTATAAACGGatgtcggaaacggaaattcgcctcatCTGCCGAAATCAAATCAGAATGCccaaaaatcgggggtctgcccccagaagCTGTATCGCCATCGCCATGCCGGAAGTCAGGCGGcgatacagccgatgggttccgagaatgcttATATCCTCATCCATTATTTGCAGTCACTTTAAGTTTTTCTGGTGAACTAGTACAGAAGAATAAATACTGTTGGCTACTTTTACAAACACCTGTCCCGTGGTGAAAAGTAAGTAGATTTACTAGTGCTgtatttaagtacaattttgaagaataatttgcattttattttacttaatacTTCTACTCCTTTATATTTAAGAGAGGAATGTTTCACTTTTTACTCCACATCATTAATAGTTACTTCacaaattaaagggacagttcaccccaaaatcaaaaatccatatttttcctcttacctgtggtgctgtttatccgtctagattgttttggtctgagttgctgagtgttggagatatcggctatAGAGATgactgccttctctctaatgtAATGGAAAGAGATGGCACTTGGTTTTCTggagctcaaagtgccaaaaaatacattggaAGAACTcaaaagcaatgtctctttccagaaatcatgacctaggTGCTCAAGACAGtcaacagaccttgttgtgagcagtttcatgtaggaactattttctatcCACCacactacacccgccaactgtatcactgcgcagaaggaagcctgcatctactgctagctcacctagaaccactgagctagctaacattacagcatTACACCTCGTGCTGTCACGAGCACAAGTCACTCATCCAtaagtagatgcactcttccttctgcacagttggtgggtgtagtttggtagaaagaaataGTTCCTAAAGGAAACCAgttacaacaaggtctgtggattatcttgggttactgggtcatgatttctggaaaaagacgttgctgtttagtttttcaaatatattcttttggcgctttgagcaccacaagccgagtgccatctagttccattacattggTGAGAAGACCAACAtctctgtccctttaagattttacataaaaaagaCGTATATTTAGAATGTTGGTTTAACAGCTTACCTGTCCTGATGTACAAATTGCAGGAACATAATGGCTAAACAATCAAGAACAAGAATTTGTCTGTGatgtatataaaaataatgttgatCCTTTTTTCTGATTTAAGGATGTGGTGGACAGTTTGCGAGAAGTGGTCTTCTTTACCCAGATTCTCATCCCCTTCGTCATCCTGGTCTACTGCACAGTGCACATTGTCAACCggctcagaaaaaaaacagtcggGGATACGACCAAGCTGAGGAGAGCTGTCATTCTAGTGACCTCTGTCATGGTGGTCTtttccctctgcttcctccCTTGCACCATAGCCAGGATGGTTCTGCTGATAGCGCGGGTCCAAGAGTGGCCAGAGGCCATGGAGGATAAAGCTGCTGTGGCCTTTGACGGCCTCATGGTCCTCTCCTACATGGACTGTCTGCTGGATCCACTGGTCTACTGCTTCTGCAGCACCAAGTTTAAAGCTCTTTACCTCAACAATTATTTCCCGTTTTTAGTCAAGGAAGTTCCGGTGCCATTAGAAAGTTCAACAGGGAACACATCGCAACCTCGACGAaataatgtcatttaaaattcaTGGAAAACAGagggtgtctctctgtgtgGTGACACCTGACCCACCTAAAAGAATTCTGCCTGAGACTGACTTGTCCCAAAAATGTACATACTTAATGAAAGGGGACTCTGAAGGTAATCtcaataaacagatatctgtatATGTATAAAAAATCTGGAGGCAACAGGACAAAATGTTGGTATCGGAGGAAGTGCTTGCCTAGATCTCTGTTATCTAGATATCTGCTGGTTGCATGGGAACCCCCAAAATACTGGCTGTTGGCCCCAGAGGCTAAATCTTCATCAGACCAATAGCTTGTGGGTTCTGAGATTCCTCTGAATGTAAAGTGGGCTATGAAGACAATACCTACAGTAATTATTTAAGTTTCTATCTGTATTGATTCTAAAACAGAAATAATATAGAGGCTGAGATGTAAATAGGAAGTACAGTTACAGATCTTCCAAAGTGTGTCATGTGTTATTCAGCATTGTGGCTATACTGTAGTGGTAAGTCAACATATAGTCTGCTACTAATTTAGAATATATTAATGTTGGTGGATTTTCAGTAAAAcataaggctttttttttttttaaaaaggggaaTGCCCCTCAGCCCAAGTATGCACAtctgtatttctttctttcttggaCAGCGAGTAGTTATGACCATTGAACATTCCTTTCAAGTGTTTCAAGTGCGAAAAAAGAACAGAATGTGATCCTTGAAATCATACCAATCTCACACAACCTTTATCTGAGCTTCCTCAGCTGGAAAGCATtagtgtttaatgtttaatcaaTTAtagttaaaaatatatataaaaccaTGTCCTCATAAATGTTTAAATCTAGTCAAATACATTCCCTATGAAGCTGTAAATGGGGAGAAGTTCCAAACTAAGGGAACCAATATTTCTTTTGACAGAAGTCAGAGACAGTATTCACAAACATGGACTCTTTTAGCAGGAGTATCAAATGTGTGCATGGTACTGAGCCCCAAATAGGCGGATATTAGGCCATGGTCAGCCCCCTATTGCATAATATTTAAGGCCAATATGGGGGAGCTGATCATTAATGCTGATTTACTATAGATTTTAATAACtgtttatactgtatgtagAGAATAATGGGTTTAATTATACTGTACAATATGTTTTGTCTGGGTGATTTAAAGATTCCACATCGACAACCATTAATCCAGTACCCAAATGAATCAAAAATGTAGCGTTTCTCTCACAACATAAATCATCAATCATGCCTTTAATCAGACCAAACAATACTTCCCATAAGTCATCTGGGTGATCTCACtcagtttggtgatgtcatcactagTAACAGTACAGTGAGTGAGGTTATGTCTGTTGTTGCTGTCTGGCTATAGATAGATCGCTTACTCATTTAAGGAGTTAACTGGCTTGGGGTCTGATGACTCTGGGGCTTAGCTTTAAAGTAAATGTTACTCATCTGTGTGTTAAAGATGCATCATTGTGTATCAC includes:
- the gpr31 gene encoding 12-(S)-hydroxy-5,8,10,14-eicosatetraenoic acid receptor, whose product is MSQLEYLTAPMTNQTYQHIEDCEASNRALYKFYAAVMIVIFILALPLNASVIHLFIFKLKFWKSNSNNIFLFNLVLADILLLFCLPIKANNYIHGERRSDNDTVCKAMLFMLFLNRGASIAFLTVTSIDRYFNVVHPGRKNLLRALKKSPHISILIWLLLLPLTIPTMLKNFDCCNSHSHNEGDKKEDALIKDVVDSLREVVFFTQILIPFVILVYCTVHIVNRLRKKTVGDTTKLRRAVILVTSVMVVFSLCFLPCTIARMVLLIARVQEWPEAMEDKAAVAFDGLMVLSYMDCLLDPLVYCFCSTKFKALYLNNYFPFLVKEVPVPLESSTGNTSQPRRNNVI